The proteins below come from a single Zea mays cultivar B73 chromosome 8, Zm-B73-REFERENCE-NAM-5.0, whole genome shotgun sequence genomic window:
- the LOC100280257 gene encoding Kinesin-like protein KIN-13B-like, whose translation MNGGSRRQRYSSEQLLFDVPANAGAGRWAQQRGGVRRGDGEIFVSVEPATPARLCGGDAAAGDSPGQRQQLSPGLLDLHAFDTELIPDFQVPGIYDGAQKFGYGGGLDESDMRFTSNKMMSKSTIFPDGNYLKAFTEKEKAAPVAKIKVVVRKRPLNKKEVSKKEEDIVDIEQRSNSLTVHETKLKVDLTEYVEKHEFVFDAVLDEDVSNDEVYRETVEPVVPAIFNRTKATCFAYGQTGSGKTYTMRPLPLKASQDVLRLMHHTYRNQGFQLYVSFFEIYGGKLFDLLNDRSKLCMREDGKQKVCIVGLQEYRVSDIETIKELIEKGSATRSTGTTGANEESSRSHAILQLAIKRRVDGNDSKPPRPVGKLSFIDLAGSERGADTTDNDKQTRIEGAEINKSLLALKECIRALDNDQTHIPFRGSKLTEVLRDSFIGDSRTVMISCISPSSGSCEHTLNTLRYADRVKSLSKGSNAKKDVSLAVPLRESNSSPLPSVVPSFSASEVMNDITGRSNFGWPKQQYVKEQPAPTFVERMPKAKDAVEFTSSNIAEVPDIMYQLGRQPSRKDVTLANNMRNSVAYPTRRVEPDDDDEHLNNLLQEEEELVSAHRKQVEETLDILKEEMNILGDADQPGFQLDDYITRLSSMLSQKAAVIVDLQARLEQFQRLLNENNVLLYAQSP comes from the exons ATGAACGGAGGCAGCCGGCGGCAGCGGTACTCCTCAGAGCAGCTCCTCTTCGACGTCCCCGCCAATGCCGGTGCCGGCCGGTGGGCGCAGCAG CGTGGCGGGGTGCGTCGCGGGGACGGGGAGATCTTCGTGTCGGTGGAGCCCGCGACGCCGGCGCGGCTGTGCGGAGGGGACGCCGCGGCCGGGGACTCGCCGGGACAGAGGCAGCAGCTCAGTCCCGGGTTGCTCGACCTCCATGCGTTCGACACCGAGCTTATTCCCGAT TTTCAAGTACCAGGAATCTATGATGGTGCCCAAAAGTTTGGCTATGGAGGAGGTCTAGATGAATCTGATATGAGATTCACATCAAACAAGATGATGAGCAAGTCTACTATTTTTCCTGATGGTAACTATCTGAAGGCCTTCACTGAGAAAGAAAAGGCAGCACCTGTCGCGAAAATCAAAGTGGTG GTGCGCAAAAGACCACTTAACAAAAAGGAAGTATCAAAGAAGGAAGAAGATATTGTAGACATTGAACAAAGATCAAACTCTTTGACTGTCCATGAAACTAAACTTAAG GTTGACCTTACTGAATACGTCGAAAAGCATGAGTTTGTATTCGATGCTGTCTTAGATGAAGATGTTTCAAATGATGAG GTTTATCGTGAAACAGTGGAGCCTGTAGTTCCTGCAATTTTTAATCGAACTAAGGCAACTTGTTTTGCTTATGGACAAACCG GTAGTGGAAAGACTTATACCATGCGCCCCCTTCCTCTTAAGGCTTCCCAAGATGTCTTGAGGTTAATGCACCATACCTATCGAAACCAGGGATTTCAGTTGTATGTTAGCTTCTTTGAGATATATGGTGGCAAATTATTTGACCTTCTCAACGATAGGAG CAAACTTTGCATGAGAGAGGATGGAAAGCAAAAGGTTTGTATTGTTGGTTTGCAAGAGTATAGAGTGTCCGATATAGAGACTATCAAGGAGTTGATTGAAAAAGGCAGTGCTACCAGAAGTACTGGCACAACCGGTGCAAATGAAGAGTCCTCAAGGTCTCATGCCATTCTTCAGCTTGCCATTAAACGCCGTGTGGATGGCAATGACTCGAAACCACCCAGACCAGTCGGCAAGTTGTCATTTATTGACCTTGCTGGCAGCGAGCGTGGTGCTGATACAACTGACAATGATAAACAAACAAG AATCGAGGGTGCTGAGATCAATAAAAGTTTGCTTGCCCTAAAGGAATGCATTAGAGCGCTTGATAATGATCAGACTCACATACCTTTCCGAGGTAGCAAATTAACTGAAGTGCTGCGTGACTCATTCATTGGAGACTCACGCACTGTCATGATATCCTGCATTTCTCCTAGTTCTGGCTCTTGCGAGCATACTCTGAACACATTGAGATATGCTGACAG AGTGAAGAGTTTGTCAAAAGGAAGCAACGCCAAGAAAGACGTGTCTTTGGCAGTGCCTTTAAGAGAGTCGAACTCTTCCCCACTGCCTTCAGTTGTACCCTCATTCTCTGCATCTGAGGTGATGAACGATATCACCGGGAGAAGCAATTTCGGTTGGCCCAAGCAGCAGTATGTTAAAGAACAGCCTGCTCCAACATTTGTTGAACGAATGCCCAAGGCAAAGGATGCGGTGGAGTTCACATCATCAAATATAGCTGAAGTACCAGATATAATGTACCAGCTGGGAAGGCAGCCATCAAGGAAAGATGTCACTTTGGCGAACAATATGAGAAATTCCGTTGCTTACCCAACTAGAagggttgaaccagatgatgatgatgagcaTCTAAATAATCTTCTCCAG GAAGAGGAAGAATTGGTTAGTGCTCATAGGAAGCAGGTTGAGGAGACTCTGGACATCCTGAAAGAG GAAATGAACATATTAGGCGACGCGGATCAGCCTGGCTTCCAACTCGATGACTACATCACAAGACTAAGCAGTATGCTCTCGCAGAAGGCGGCTGTGATCGTGGACCTACAGGCTCGTCTGGAGCAGTTTCAGAGGCTTTTGAACGAGAACAATGTGCTGCTATATGCTCAGAGCCCTTGA